Part of the Acipenser ruthenus chromosome 37, fAciRut3.2 maternal haplotype, whole genome shotgun sequence genome is shown below.
CAGTCTGTACCAGCACTGCCCTTCACACTCTGCCAAAcaacacagcgcacacacacacacacactgaaacgagAGGCACGGATCAGACAGAGAGTGCAGTCTGTACCAGCGCTGCCCTTCACACTCTCCCAGACAACACCCCCAGaacacagcgcacacacacacacacatacacagagacacacacgcacgcacgcacacacacttatAGTCTCCTCGCTTTGTATTTAATTAGGGGGATAGAGGCAGAAAGGCTGcactctttacctggtgcagaaagaagggtcaatgtaaaactgtattgcgttcttaaaaaaaactgaaaacacatgAAACGTTCTCTTTGAGAAGTTGCTTGTTGGAGAACCTAACCCCaagcctaaccctagccctagtcctgtctccaaccccaaccccaaccccaaccccaaccccagtgTTAAGATAGGGGTGTGTGTTGGATTTAACTCTTGAATCTTCAAGATCAGTATTctaattctctcagctggcccgtctttctacagctctggccaaaagttttgcatcacctagaattttaggattgagacaattaaaaaaaaatgtatgaacataacttagatcttttatttaacatcatgtaatcaaataaactacacaatgatagatcacaacaaaacagaaagtctaccggaagccataatagtagtactgttagatttcaaaatgtctcaACGttagtttttctttaagtatgtgggaaaactacaaaacggtgtgtaattcaatatgttaacaaggtaacattatacagcaggtttcattggactttatgaagcacaaggagttaattctatagggggatgcaatgcttttggccagagctgcaggCATTAAACAGGCATGGGTGCGTGTCCTGGGCAGGAAAGGGTTAAGGACGCGTGGACGGTACCTGATCAGAGGGATGTCCTGAAGGGTGCAGCAGCTTTTCGGAAAGCCGTGCTTGGGTGTTTCCTCCGCACAGGACAGGTTGTAGGACCTGGACACAAGAGAGGGACAAATCATACAACCATGagtgtgtgactccccctgcacaccacgcggccgtgcctttaccaggggagaccctcggggacccctgcgctcccctaactgtgtgactccccctgcacaccacgcggctgtgcctttaccaggggagaccctcggggacccctgcgctcccctaactgtgtgactccccctgcacgtcacgcggccgtgcctttaccaggggagaccctcggggacccctgcgctcccctgaggTTGCGActccccctaaaaaaaaaaatattctcacCAATTCTCTACAGGACAAACATGATGGTTCATTACTGCCATAGCAtagctgcagagagagagagagagagagagagagacaagatcAGTAATTGCAGAGCAGTGAGAGTCAGTCCAGGTTTTACCTTCATTCagtgagaataataataataataataataataataataatcaaccatTTCAGAGCAGtgagagccagtccaggttttccaGAAGCCTAATAAAtaacttgtacttgctagaaccgaagtcattgtatttatcttgctcttaattgtattaatacttgtactgtgattcttgaaatgtatttttgtttaagccCTATCTTTAAGCCTCAATTGGTGATGCACAAGTTTTGGCCGCAGCTGTAAAATCGGTCGAACCTTATTTCATGAAGCAGGGTTCTCCGAAGCTCCGAAGTTAAAATGCATTCCTTTAAAAAGAATTATTAACAGTGACACAGGCTGGTGTGTCGGCTGCCTGCTTGGTGACTTTTGAAGAATGCAGTGGCGTCAGTCCAAACCTCCGCCTCTCCTCCTAACAGGAGATGTGAATCGCCAGGAATCGCTGGGAGGACAGCGGAGAAAGTTTCTTAGCATTTCCAGAACTGCTGTTGCTTATTTCTTTAACCTACCGTAACACCagttatcatttattattattattattattattattattattattattattaatttatttagcagacgccttttatccaaggcgacttacagagactagagtgtgtgaactatgcatcagctgcagattcacttacaactacgtctcacccgaaagacggagcacaaggaggtgcagtgacttgctcagggtcacacaatgagtcagtggctgagctgggatttgaaccggggacctcctagttacaagcctgtgtctttaaccactggaccacacagcctcctatatcatcgtttcaaataaaaaacacacgtTTCATAGCTGCTTTTACTTTCAAATCAGAACATTTGAGCCCTTGAGCGTAGCTGTGGGAAGATTTTACGGAAATTTTGAATTAGCTCAGAATGCtctaaattaattaaacaacagggatgggaataagactcctattgcacagcagtgtcacccagtccaggttttactaccagcttgatcagccccagtgtgtctagctaacaagctcaggtgtgtctgattattaaactcagtgaaaccaggaatggatcaaaatgcTATGGAACGGGAGTCTCAATTCCATCGCTGTGATGATAACCAACATTATCATtacagggattgaaataagactcctattccacagcagtgtgatccagtccaggttttactaccagcttgatcagccccagtgtgtctaggtaacaagctcaggtgtgtctaattaaactcaaaagtaaaaccaggaatggatcacacaaAGGGattcttattcccatccctgaacaCCCAGAAATGCCCTCAGCGCGGGTTGCTTGACTGTGGGCTGCGGCCAACGAAGCCGTGGGTGCTGTACTCACACGATCCATATCCCGGTGATGGAAAAGGCAGACAGGCTGACGGGGAGAATGATCCAGGCAGTCATCGGGGAAGAGGAGAGGGGCGTGGAGCCCGAGCATGGAGCAGGGGAGAGGAGGACTAGAGAAGCAGGCAGATCATGAGATTGACACTCCGGGACACTGCTGATAATACCACGATCCAACACCCTGCCGTCCCAGACCTGcaaccagaggagaggagaggagaggtgaatacacacactgagacacacactgagacctgcaaccagaggagaggagaggtgaatacacacactgagacacacactgagacctgcaaccagaggagaggagaggtgaatacacacactgagacacacactgagacctgcaaccagaggagaggagaggtgaatacacacactgagacacacactgagacctgcaaccagaggagaggaggagaggagaggtgaatacacacactgagacacacactgagacctgcaaccagaggagaggaggagaggagaggtgaatacacacactgagacacactctgagacctgcaaccagaggagaggagaggtgaatacacacactgagacacacactgagacatgcaaccagaggagaggagaggttaatacacacactgagacatgcaaccagaggagaggagaggtgtatacacacactgagacacacactgagacctgcaaccagaggagaggagaggtgaatacacacactgagacacacactgagacctgcaaccagaggagaggagaggagaggtgaatacacacactgagacacacactgagacatgcaaccagaggagaggagaggtgaatacacacactgagacacacactgagacctgcaaccagaggagaggaggagaggagaggtgaatacacacactgagacacacactgagacctgcaaccagaggagaggaggagaggagaggtgaatacacacactgagacacacactgagacatgcaaccagaggagaggagaggtgaatacacacactgagacacacactgagacatgcaaccagaggagaggagaggtgaatatacacactgaacacactgagacctgcaaccagaggagaggagaggtgaatacacacactgagacacacactgagacctgcaaccagaggagaggaggagaggagaggtaaatacacacactgagacacacactgagacctgcagccagaggagaggagaggtgaatacacacactgagacacacactgagacctgcaaccagaggagaggaggagaggagaggtgaatacacacactgagacacacactgagacctgcaaccagaggagaggagaggtgaatacacacactgagacacacactgagacctgcaaccagaggagaggaggagaggagaggtgaatacacacactgagacacacactgagacctgcaaccAGAGGAGAAGAGAGGtgtatacacacactgagacacacactgagacctgcaaccagaggagaggaggataggagaggtgaatacacacactgagacacacactgacctgcagccagagaagaggaggagaagagaggttaatacacacactgagacacacactgagacctgcaaccagaggagaggaggataggagaggtgaatacacacactgagacacacactgacctgcagccagagaagaggaggagaagagaggttaatacacacactgagacacacactgagacctgcaaccagaggagaggaggagaggagaggtgaatacacacactgagacacacactgagacctgcaaccagaggagaggagaggtgaatacacacactgagacacacactgagacatgcaaccagaggagaggagaggtgaatacacacactgagacacactgagacctgcaaccagaggagaggaggataggagaggtgaatacacacactgagacacacactgagacctgcaGCCAGAGAAGAGAGGTTAGTGCTGATAATacacacgcacccacacacacacacagactgagactcgcacacacactgagacctgcatCAACAGCACAGAGGACAGGAGAGGTTAGTGCTGAGATTAGAGACATCTGTATCGTTTGTATTGGGATTGTATTGGGATATAAGACCACAGCACAGCGCTTTGTGGTTCCAGTGTCTCTTGAATGAAAAGTAAgcatgcgtgcgtgcgtttaCAGCTGGTGTGAATACAGACTCTTCCTCGACTCCAACAACGACGTTCTGCTTTCAAGAACCCCGTCACCCAACGATCATCTGACCTCACCGCGCGTCACAAGAGCAGCCAATCAGCTTTCAGCGTATGCATTGTGACATCAGTGTAGCGTCACACCCCCCAGTTAAGGGTCAGCCAGGGGTTAAAGGTTAAAGTTTCGGCTGTCCCCAGGCGAGGGCAGCTTCATTTGCATTGCCTGGGGGGGGAACATTTGCAAATAAGGAATGCAAATACAAAGACCAGtaatatatgagagagagagagagagagagagagagagagagagagagagaagctatCTGTCTCCTTAATCCTTTCACAGACCTCATATGAGGATTGCATTTTTCCCCCCATATATAAGCAATGGAAATTAACTGGAAAGATTTTCAAGGAGAAATATTTATTACGTGTTcaaaattactttttgtttttctgccCCCCAGTGATTTTGAATATTTCATGCATCGAAGGGTTAAATCAACAGGGATGGcactaagactcccattgcatagcagtcgcATCCACTCCTGGTTTTTACGACCAGCTTGATTACCTACTGATaggggtaacaagctcaggcggtGGGCTTGAGCAGTAAAACCAggcatggatcaaactgctatgcaatgggggtccTATTCCCATCGTGGCAATATCGTGTATTCTGCCGATCAGAGACGTTCTCTGTTGAATGTTGGTTTGTCTCCAAAAGCagttctacagctctggccaaaagttttgcattgcctaagaaaaaacaactatataaacataatttagatcttttgtttaacatcatgcaatcaaagaaactacaaaatgatttattttcaatgtgtcagtttttctgttaagtatatggaaaactacaaagcgctggtgtgtaattcagtatgttaatgtaacattattcagcaggtttcattcaacttcatgaagcCAGGGTTATTCTGTGTGTATTCAGGCACAGGGTACAGGGGgtagggttagtctgtgtgtaTTCAGGCACAGGGCACAGGGAGTAGGGTTATTCTgtgtgtatttaggcacagggcaCAGGGGGTAGGGTTATTCTGTGTGTATTCAGACACAGGGCACAGGGGGTAGGGTTATTCTgtgtgtatttaggcacagggcaCAGGGGGTAGGGTTATTCTgtgtgtatttaggcacagggcaCAGGGGGTAGGGTTATTCTGTGTGTATTCAGGCACAGGGCACAGGGGgtagggttagtctgtgtgtaTTCAGACACAGGGCACAGGGGGTAGGGTTATTCTgtgtgtatttaggcacagggcaCAGGGGGTAGGGTTATTCTGTGTGTATTCAGACACAGGGCACAGGGGGTAGGGTTATTCTGTGTGTATTCAGACACAGGGCACAGGGGGTAGGGTCATTCTGTGTGTATTCAGGCACAGGGTATAGGGTTATTCTgtgtgtatttaggcacagggcaCAGGGAgtagggttagtctgtgtgtaTTCAGACACAGGGCACAGGGGGTAGGGTTATTCTGTGTGTATTCAGACACAGGGCACAGGGGGTAGGGTTATTCTGTGTGTATTCAGACACAGGGCACAGGGGGTAGGGTCATTCTGTGTGTATTCAGGCACAGGGCACAGACAGTAGGGTTATTCTGTGTGTATTCAGACACAGGGCACAGGGAGTAGGGTTATTCTGTGTGTATTCAGGCACAGTGCACAGGGGGTAGGGTTATTCTGTGTGTATTCAGACACAGGGCACAGACAGTAGGGTTATTCTGTGTGTATTCAGACACAGGGCACAGGGGGTAGGGTCATTCTGTGTGTATTCAGGCACAGGGTATAGGGTTATTCTGTGTGTATTTAGACACAGGGCACAGGGGGTAGGGTTATTCTGTGTGTATTCAGGCACAGGTCACAGGGGGTAGGGTTATTCTGTGTGTATTCAGACACAGGGCACAGGGAGTAGGGTTATTCTgtgtgtatttaggcacagggaacAGGGTATAGGGTTATTCTGTGTGTATTCAGGCACAGGGCACAGGGGGTAGGGTTATTCTGTGTGTATTCAGACACAGGGCACAGGGAGTAGGGTCATTCTGTGTGTATTCAGGCACAGGGTATAGGGTTATTCTGTGTGTATTTAGACACAGGGCACAGGGGGTAGGGTTATTCTGTGTGTATTCAGGCACAGGGCACAGGGGGTAGGGTTATTCTGTGTGTATTCAGACACAGGGCACAGACAgtagggttagtctgtgtgtattcagacacagggcacagggggtagggttagtctgtgtgtattcagacacagggcacagggggtagggttagtctgtgtgtaTTCAGACACAGGGAGTAGTTCAAAGGTGGAATTGACAAAGTCCTAAACAAATATTATTTGGCAGACAAAATATACAGCcagtgggagagagaggaggagaggaaagagagagagaggggggaggagagaggaagagggcgagagaaagaggaacagaaggagagagagaaagaggaagagGGCGAGAGAAAGAGGAACAGAGAGAAAGAGTGAGAGACTGGTAGAAAGTTTCAAtgttgccagatcagaggttttcCCTTCCAGGATTTTACGTTTCTGCTCAGAGCAACCTGGAGGTAAGAAACAGGaagaaggtttttgtttttgtttttaaaaaaaaaggtacatttttaaatttgaaaaggattttctaatttttttttctgtctgaaaacattttgttcccCTAAGATGTATTCATAATGTGCCAGGCCCATTCCTCTACCAAGATGGCGGATGTGCCATGACATCACGCGCCAAT
Proteins encoded:
- the LOC131706767 gene encoding keratin-associated protein 5-1-like; translated protein: MSQCVSQCVYSPLLSSGCRSQCVSQCVYSPLLSSSPLVAGLSVCLSVCINLSSPPLLWLQVSVCLSVCIHLSYPPLLWLQVSVCVSVCVLTSLLLLFSGCRSVCVSVCVFTSPILLSSGCRSQCVSQCVYTPLFSSGCRSQCVSQCVYSPLLSSSPLVAGLSVCLSVCIHLSSPLVAGLSVCLSVCIHLSSPPLLWLQVSVCVSVCVFTSPLLWLQVSVCVSVCVFTSPLLLSSGCRSQCVSQCVYSPLLSSGCRSQCVQCVYSPLLSSGCMSQCVSQCVYSPLLSSGCMSQCVSQCVYSPLLSSSPLVAGLSVCLSVCIHLSSPPLLWLQVSVCVSVCVFTSPLLWLHVSVCVSVCVFTSPLLSSGCRSQCVSQCVYSPLLSSGCRSQCVSQCVYTPLLSSGCMSQCVY